A window of the Macaca nemestrina isolate mMacNem1 chromosome X, mMacNem.hap1, whole genome shotgun sequence genome harbors these coding sequences:
- the LOC105463932 gene encoding zinc finger protein 41 isoform X2 yields MGTLPHGTRSWLQRDVAAHVRIVSLQASVSFEDVTVDFSREEWQHLDPAQRRLYWDVTLENYSHLLSVGYQVPKSEAAFKLEQGEGPWTLAGEAPHQSCSGEAVEKMQQQGIPGEIFFHCERFDQPIGEDSLCSILEALWQDNDQLERCQENQNNLLSHVKVLIKERGYERKNIEKIIHVTTKFVPSIKRLRNCDTILKHTLNLHNHSRNSATKNLGKIFGNGDNFPHSPSSTKNENAKTGANSCEHDHYEKHLSHKQALTHHQKIHPEEKLYVCTECVTGFTQKSHLFEHQRIHAGEKSRECDKSNKVFPQKPQVDAHLSVYTAEKPYLCTQCGKVFTFKSSLVTHQKIHTGQKPYKCSECGKAFIQRSDLFRHLRIHTGEKPYECRECGKGFSQNSDLSIHQKTHTGEKHYECNECGKAFTRKSALRMHQRIHTGEKPYVCADCGKAFIQKSHFNTHQRIHTGEKPYECSDCRKSFTKKSQLHVHQRIHTGEKPYICTECGKVFTHRTNLTTHQKTHTGEKPYMCAECGKAFTDQSNLIKHQKTHTGEKPYKCNGCGKAFIWKSRLKIHQKSHIGERHYECKDCGKAFIQKSTLSVHQRIHTGEKPYVCPECGKAFIQKSHFIAHHRIHTGEKPYECSDCGKCFTKKSQLRVHQKIHTGEKPNICAECGKAFTDRSNLITHQKIHTREKPYKCGDCGKTFTWKSRLNIHQKSHTGERHYECSKCGKAFIQKATLSMHQIIHTGKKPYACTECQKAFTDRSNLIKHQKTHSGEKRYKASD; encoded by the exons ATGGGGACTCTCCCCCATGGTACCCGGTCGTGGCTGCAGAGGGACGTGGCAGCTCATGTGAG GATTGTGTCGTTACAGGCTTCAGTTTCATTTGAGGATGTGACTGTGGACTTCAGCAGGGAGGAGTGGCAGCACTTGGATCCTGCCCAGAGACGCCTGTACTGGGATGTGACACTAGAGAACTACAGCCACCTGCTCTCAGTGG GGTACCAAGTTCCCAAGTCAGAGGCCGCCTTCAAGTTGGAGCAAGGAGAGGGGCCATGGACGCTGGCGGGGGAAGCCCCACATCAGAGCTGTTCAG gtgAGGCTGTTGAGAAAATGCAGCAACAGGGAATTCCTGGAGAAATTTTCTTCCACTGTGAGAGATTTGATCAACCCATAGGAGAAGATTCATTGTGTTCTATTTTAGAAGCACTGTGGCAAGATAATGACCAGTTAGAGCGATGTCAGGAAAACCAGAATAACCTTTTAAGTCATGTGAAAGTATTGATTAAGGAGAGAGGCTATGAAcgtaaaaacattgaaaaaataattcatgtgACTACCAAGTTTGTTCCTTCAATTAAAAGACTCCGTAACTGTGACACAATTTTGAAGCATACTTTAAACTTACATAATCATAGTAGAAACAGTGCAACAAAGAACCTTGGCAAGATTTTTGGAAATGGTGACAATTTCCCCCATAGCCCTTCCTCTACTAAGAATGAGAATGCTAAGACAGGAGCAAATTCCTGTGAACATGATCACTATGAAAAACATCTCAGCCACAAACAAGCTCTCACCCACCATCAGAAAATTCATCCTGAGGAGAAGCTTTATGTGTGTACTGAATGTGTAACAGGCTTCACTCAGAAGTCACATCTGTTTGAGCATCAGAGAATTCATGCTGGAGAAAAGTCCCGTGAATGTGACAAGAGCAACAAAGTCTTCCCCCAGAAACCCCAGGTTGATGCACATCTGAGTGTTTATACAGCAGAAAAACCCTATCTGTGTACTCAATGTGGAAAAGTCTTTACCTTCAAATCAAGCCTCGTTACACATCAAAAAATTCATACCGgccagaaaccctacaaatgcagtgaatgtggaaaagcctttatCCAGAGATCAGACCTCTTTAGACATCTGAGAATTCATACAGGAGAAAAACCTTATGAATGCCGTGAATGTGGAAAAGGCTTCTCCCAGAACTCAGACCTCAGTATACATCAGAAAACTCATACCGGAGAGAAACACTATGAATGCAATGAATGTGGGAAGGCTTTCACAAGAAAATCAGCACTCAGGATGCATCAGAGAatccacacaggagagaaaccttatGTATGCGCTGACTGCGGGAAGGCCTTCATCCAGAAATCACATTTCAACacacatcagagaattcacactggagaaaagccGTATGAATGCAGCGACTGCAGGAAATCCTTCACTAAGAAGTCACAACTCCATGTGCATCAAAGAATTCACACCGGAGAGAAACCCTATATATGTACAGAATGTGGAAAGGTCTTCACTCACAGGACAAACCTCACCACACATCAGAAAACTCATACTGGGGAGAAACCCTATATGTGTGCTGAATGTGGAAAGGCTTTTACTGACCAGTCAAATCTCATTAAACACCAGaaaactcacactggagagaaaccctataagTGCAATGGCTGTGGAAAAGCCTTCATATGGAAGTCACGCCTCAAAATACATCAGAAATCTCATATTGGAGAGAGACACTATGAATGCAAGGACTGCGGGAAAGCCTTTATCCAGAAATCAACACTAAGTGTGCATCAGAGAATccatacaggagagaaaccctacgtTTGTCCTGAATGCGGGAAGGCCTTTATCCAGAAATCACACTTCATTGCGCATCATAGAatccatactggagagaagccttatgAATGCAGCGACTGTGGGAAATGCTTCACTAAGAAGTCACAACTCCGTGTGCATCAGAAAATCCACACAGGTGAGAAGCCCAATATATGTGCtgaatgtgggaaggccttcacTGACCGATCAAATCTCATAACGCATCAGAAAATCCACACTAGggagaaaccctataaatgtgGTGACTGCGGGAAAACCTTCACCTGGAAGTCACGCCTCAATATACATCAGAAGTCTCATACTGGAGAAAGACACTATGAATGTAGtaaatgtgggaaagctttcatCCAGAAAGCCACACTAAGTATGCATCAGATAATTCACACAGGAAAGAAACCTTATGCTTGTACAGAATGTCAGAAGGCCTTTACCGACAGATCGAATCTCATTAAACACCAGAAAACGCATAGTGGAGAAAAACgctataaagccagtgactga
- the LOC105463932 gene encoding zinc finger protein 41 isoform X1, which yields MGTLPHGTRSWLQRDVAAHVSADHAALNRIVSLQASVSFEDVTVDFSREEWQHLDPAQRRLYWDVTLENYSHLLSVGYQVPKSEAAFKLEQGEGPWTLAGEAPHQSCSGEAVEKMQQQGIPGEIFFHCERFDQPIGEDSLCSILEALWQDNDQLERCQENQNNLLSHVKVLIKERGYERKNIEKIIHVTTKFVPSIKRLRNCDTILKHTLNLHNHSRNSATKNLGKIFGNGDNFPHSPSSTKNENAKTGANSCEHDHYEKHLSHKQALTHHQKIHPEEKLYVCTECVTGFTQKSHLFEHQRIHAGEKSRECDKSNKVFPQKPQVDAHLSVYTAEKPYLCTQCGKVFTFKSSLVTHQKIHTGQKPYKCSECGKAFIQRSDLFRHLRIHTGEKPYECRECGKGFSQNSDLSIHQKTHTGEKHYECNECGKAFTRKSALRMHQRIHTGEKPYVCADCGKAFIQKSHFNTHQRIHTGEKPYECSDCRKSFTKKSQLHVHQRIHTGEKPYICTECGKVFTHRTNLTTHQKTHTGEKPYMCAECGKAFTDQSNLIKHQKTHTGEKPYKCNGCGKAFIWKSRLKIHQKSHIGERHYECKDCGKAFIQKSTLSVHQRIHTGEKPYVCPECGKAFIQKSHFIAHHRIHTGEKPYECSDCGKCFTKKSQLRVHQKIHTGEKPNICAECGKAFTDRSNLITHQKIHTREKPYKCGDCGKTFTWKSRLNIHQKSHTGERHYECSKCGKAFIQKATLSMHQIIHTGKKPYACTECQKAFTDRSNLIKHQKTHSGEKRYKASD from the exons ATGGGGACTCTCCCCCATGGTACCCGGTCGTGGCTGCAGAGGGACGTGGCAGCTCATGTGAG TGCTGACCATGCTGCCTTGAACAGGATTGTGTCGTTACAGGCTTCAGTTTCATTTGAGGATGTGACTGTGGACTTCAGCAGGGAGGAGTGGCAGCACTTGGATCCTGCCCAGAGACGCCTGTACTGGGATGTGACACTAGAGAACTACAGCCACCTGCTCTCAGTGG GGTACCAAGTTCCCAAGTCAGAGGCCGCCTTCAAGTTGGAGCAAGGAGAGGGGCCATGGACGCTGGCGGGGGAAGCCCCACATCAGAGCTGTTCAG gtgAGGCTGTTGAGAAAATGCAGCAACAGGGAATTCCTGGAGAAATTTTCTTCCACTGTGAGAGATTTGATCAACCCATAGGAGAAGATTCATTGTGTTCTATTTTAGAAGCACTGTGGCAAGATAATGACCAGTTAGAGCGATGTCAGGAAAACCAGAATAACCTTTTAAGTCATGTGAAAGTATTGATTAAGGAGAGAGGCTATGAAcgtaaaaacattgaaaaaataattcatgtgACTACCAAGTTTGTTCCTTCAATTAAAAGACTCCGTAACTGTGACACAATTTTGAAGCATACTTTAAACTTACATAATCATAGTAGAAACAGTGCAACAAAGAACCTTGGCAAGATTTTTGGAAATGGTGACAATTTCCCCCATAGCCCTTCCTCTACTAAGAATGAGAATGCTAAGACAGGAGCAAATTCCTGTGAACATGATCACTATGAAAAACATCTCAGCCACAAACAAGCTCTCACCCACCATCAGAAAATTCATCCTGAGGAGAAGCTTTATGTGTGTACTGAATGTGTAACAGGCTTCACTCAGAAGTCACATCTGTTTGAGCATCAGAGAATTCATGCTGGAGAAAAGTCCCGTGAATGTGACAAGAGCAACAAAGTCTTCCCCCAGAAACCCCAGGTTGATGCACATCTGAGTGTTTATACAGCAGAAAAACCCTATCTGTGTACTCAATGTGGAAAAGTCTTTACCTTCAAATCAAGCCTCGTTACACATCAAAAAATTCATACCGgccagaaaccctacaaatgcagtgaatgtggaaaagcctttatCCAGAGATCAGACCTCTTTAGACATCTGAGAATTCATACAGGAGAAAAACCTTATGAATGCCGTGAATGTGGAAAAGGCTTCTCCCAGAACTCAGACCTCAGTATACATCAGAAAACTCATACCGGAGAGAAACACTATGAATGCAATGAATGTGGGAAGGCTTTCACAAGAAAATCAGCACTCAGGATGCATCAGAGAatccacacaggagagaaaccttatGTATGCGCTGACTGCGGGAAGGCCTTCATCCAGAAATCACATTTCAACacacatcagagaattcacactggagaaaagccGTATGAATGCAGCGACTGCAGGAAATCCTTCACTAAGAAGTCACAACTCCATGTGCATCAAAGAATTCACACCGGAGAGAAACCCTATATATGTACAGAATGTGGAAAGGTCTTCACTCACAGGACAAACCTCACCACACATCAGAAAACTCATACTGGGGAGAAACCCTATATGTGTGCTGAATGTGGAAAGGCTTTTACTGACCAGTCAAATCTCATTAAACACCAGaaaactcacactggagagaaaccctataagTGCAATGGCTGTGGAAAAGCCTTCATATGGAAGTCACGCCTCAAAATACATCAGAAATCTCATATTGGAGAGAGACACTATGAATGCAAGGACTGCGGGAAAGCCTTTATCCAGAAATCAACACTAAGTGTGCATCAGAGAATccatacaggagagaaaccctacgtTTGTCCTGAATGCGGGAAGGCCTTTATCCAGAAATCACACTTCATTGCGCATCATAGAatccatactggagagaagccttatgAATGCAGCGACTGTGGGAAATGCTTCACTAAGAAGTCACAACTCCGTGTGCATCAGAAAATCCACACAGGTGAGAAGCCCAATATATGTGCtgaatgtgggaaggccttcacTGACCGATCAAATCTCATAACGCATCAGAAAATCCACACTAGggagaaaccctataaatgtgGTGACTGCGGGAAAACCTTCACCTGGAAGTCACGCCTCAATATACATCAGAAGTCTCATACTGGAGAAAGACACTATGAATGTAGtaaatgtgggaaagctttcatCCAGAAAGCCACACTAAGTATGCATCAGATAATTCACACAGGAAAGAAACCTTATGCTTGTACAGAATGTCAGAAGGCCTTTACCGACAGATCGAATCTCATTAAACACCAGAAAACGCATAGTGGAGAAAAACgctataaagccagtgactga
- the LOC105463932 gene encoding zinc finger protein 41 isoform X4, with protein sequence MAANGDSPPWYPVVAAEGRGSSCEVRRERTPEAVIHSVRRYPDLSPGPQGRSSADHAALNRIVSLQASVSFEDVTVDFSREEWQHLDPAQRRLYWDVTLENYSHLLSVGYQVPKSEAAFKLEQGEGPWTLAGEAPHQSCSGEAVEKMQQQGIPGEIFFHCERFDQPIGEDSLCSILEALWQDNDQLERCQENQNNLLSHVKVLIKERGYERKNIEKIIHVTTKFVPSIKRLRNCDTILKHTLNLHNHSRNSATKNLGKIFGNGDNFPHSPSSTKNENAKTGANSCEHDHYEKHLSHKQALTHHQKIHPEEKLYVCTECVTGFTQKSHLFEHQRIHAGEKSRECDKSNKVFPQKPQVDAHLSVYTAEKPYLCTQCGKVFTFKSSLVTHQKIHTGQKPYKCSECGKAFIQRSDLFRHLRIHTGEKPYECRECGKGFSQNSDLSIHQKTHTGEKHYECNECGKAFTRKSALRMHQRIHTGEKPYVCADCGKAFIQKSHFNTHQRIHTGEKPYECSDCRKSFTKKSQLHVHQRIHTGEKPYICTECGKVFTHRTNLTTHQKTHTGEKPYMCAECGKAFTDQSNLIKHQKTHTGEKPYKCNGCGKAFIWKSRLKIHQKSHIGERHYECKDCGKAFIQKSTLSVHQRIHTGEKPYVCPECGKAFIQKSHFIAHHRIHTGEKPYECSDCGKCFTKKSQLRVHQKIHTGEKPNICAECGKAFTDRSNLITHQKIHTREKPYKCGDCGKTFTWKSRLNIHQKSHTGERHYECSKCGKAFIQKATLSMHQIIHTGKKPYACTECQKAFTDRSNLIKHQKTHSGEKRYKASD encoded by the exons ATGGCAGCTAATGGGGACTCTCCCCCATGGTACCCGGTCGTGGCTGCAGAGGGACGTGGCAGCTCATGTGAGGTGAGGAGGGAGAGGACCCCAGAGGCAGTAATTCATTCAGTGAGGAGATACCCTGACCTGTCCCCAGGGCCTCAGGGCAGGAGCAG TGCTGACCATGCTGCCTTGAACAGGATTGTGTCGTTACAGGCTTCAGTTTCATTTGAGGATGTGACTGTGGACTTCAGCAGGGAGGAGTGGCAGCACTTGGATCCTGCCCAGAGACGCCTGTACTGGGATGTGACACTAGAGAACTACAGCCACCTGCTCTCAGTGG GGTACCAAGTTCCCAAGTCAGAGGCCGCCTTCAAGTTGGAGCAAGGAGAGGGGCCATGGACGCTGGCGGGGGAAGCCCCACATCAGAGCTGTTCAG gtgAGGCTGTTGAGAAAATGCAGCAACAGGGAATTCCTGGAGAAATTTTCTTCCACTGTGAGAGATTTGATCAACCCATAGGAGAAGATTCATTGTGTTCTATTTTAGAAGCACTGTGGCAAGATAATGACCAGTTAGAGCGATGTCAGGAAAACCAGAATAACCTTTTAAGTCATGTGAAAGTATTGATTAAGGAGAGAGGCTATGAAcgtaaaaacattgaaaaaataattcatgtgACTACCAAGTTTGTTCCTTCAATTAAAAGACTCCGTAACTGTGACACAATTTTGAAGCATACTTTAAACTTACATAATCATAGTAGAAACAGTGCAACAAAGAACCTTGGCAAGATTTTTGGAAATGGTGACAATTTCCCCCATAGCCCTTCCTCTACTAAGAATGAGAATGCTAAGACAGGAGCAAATTCCTGTGAACATGATCACTATGAAAAACATCTCAGCCACAAACAAGCTCTCACCCACCATCAGAAAATTCATCCTGAGGAGAAGCTTTATGTGTGTACTGAATGTGTAACAGGCTTCACTCAGAAGTCACATCTGTTTGAGCATCAGAGAATTCATGCTGGAGAAAAGTCCCGTGAATGTGACAAGAGCAACAAAGTCTTCCCCCAGAAACCCCAGGTTGATGCACATCTGAGTGTTTATACAGCAGAAAAACCCTATCTGTGTACTCAATGTGGAAAAGTCTTTACCTTCAAATCAAGCCTCGTTACACATCAAAAAATTCATACCGgccagaaaccctacaaatgcagtgaatgtggaaaagcctttatCCAGAGATCAGACCTCTTTAGACATCTGAGAATTCATACAGGAGAAAAACCTTATGAATGCCGTGAATGTGGAAAAGGCTTCTCCCAGAACTCAGACCTCAGTATACATCAGAAAACTCATACCGGAGAGAAACACTATGAATGCAATGAATGTGGGAAGGCTTTCACAAGAAAATCAGCACTCAGGATGCATCAGAGAatccacacaggagagaaaccttatGTATGCGCTGACTGCGGGAAGGCCTTCATCCAGAAATCACATTTCAACacacatcagagaattcacactggagaaaagccGTATGAATGCAGCGACTGCAGGAAATCCTTCACTAAGAAGTCACAACTCCATGTGCATCAAAGAATTCACACCGGAGAGAAACCCTATATATGTACAGAATGTGGAAAGGTCTTCACTCACAGGACAAACCTCACCACACATCAGAAAACTCATACTGGGGAGAAACCCTATATGTGTGCTGAATGTGGAAAGGCTTTTACTGACCAGTCAAATCTCATTAAACACCAGaaaactcacactggagagaaaccctataagTGCAATGGCTGTGGAAAAGCCTTCATATGGAAGTCACGCCTCAAAATACATCAGAAATCTCATATTGGAGAGAGACACTATGAATGCAAGGACTGCGGGAAAGCCTTTATCCAGAAATCAACACTAAGTGTGCATCAGAGAATccatacaggagagaaaccctacgtTTGTCCTGAATGCGGGAAGGCCTTTATCCAGAAATCACACTTCATTGCGCATCATAGAatccatactggagagaagccttatgAATGCAGCGACTGTGGGAAATGCTTCACTAAGAAGTCACAACTCCGTGTGCATCAGAAAATCCACACAGGTGAGAAGCCCAATATATGTGCtgaatgtgggaaggccttcacTGACCGATCAAATCTCATAACGCATCAGAAAATCCACACTAGggagaaaccctataaatgtgGTGACTGCGGGAAAACCTTCACCTGGAAGTCACGCCTCAATATACATCAGAAGTCTCATACTGGAGAAAGACACTATGAATGTAGtaaatgtgggaaagctttcatCCAGAAAGCCACACTAAGTATGCATCAGATAATTCACACAGGAAAGAAACCTTATGCTTGTACAGAATGTCAGAAGGCCTTTACCGACAGATCGAATCTCATTAAACACCAGAAAACGCATAGTGGAGAAAAACgctataaagccagtgactga
- the LOC105463932 gene encoding zinc finger protein 41 isoform X3, producing MAANGDSPPWYPVVAAEGRGSSCEASVSFEDVTVDFSREEWQHLDPAQRRLYWDVTLENYSHLLSVGYQVPKSEAAFKLEQGEGPWTLAGEAPHQSCSGEAVEKMQQQGIPGEIFFHCERFDQPIGEDSLCSILEALWQDNDQLERCQENQNNLLSHVKVLIKERGYERKNIEKIIHVTTKFVPSIKRLRNCDTILKHTLNLHNHSRNSATKNLGKIFGNGDNFPHSPSSTKNENAKTGANSCEHDHYEKHLSHKQALTHHQKIHPEEKLYVCTECVTGFTQKSHLFEHQRIHAGEKSRECDKSNKVFPQKPQVDAHLSVYTAEKPYLCTQCGKVFTFKSSLVTHQKIHTGQKPYKCSECGKAFIQRSDLFRHLRIHTGEKPYECRECGKGFSQNSDLSIHQKTHTGEKHYECNECGKAFTRKSALRMHQRIHTGEKPYVCADCGKAFIQKSHFNTHQRIHTGEKPYECSDCRKSFTKKSQLHVHQRIHTGEKPYICTECGKVFTHRTNLTTHQKTHTGEKPYMCAECGKAFTDQSNLIKHQKTHTGEKPYKCNGCGKAFIWKSRLKIHQKSHIGERHYECKDCGKAFIQKSTLSVHQRIHTGEKPYVCPECGKAFIQKSHFIAHHRIHTGEKPYECSDCGKCFTKKSQLRVHQKIHTGEKPNICAECGKAFTDRSNLITHQKIHTREKPYKCGDCGKTFTWKSRLNIHQKSHTGERHYECSKCGKAFIQKATLSMHQIIHTGKKPYACTECQKAFTDRSNLIKHQKTHSGEKRYKASD from the exons ATGGCAGCTAATGGGGACTCTCCCCCATGGTACCCGGTCGTGGCTGCAGAGGGACGTGGCAGCTCATGTGAG GCTTCAGTTTCATTTGAGGATGTGACTGTGGACTTCAGCAGGGAGGAGTGGCAGCACTTGGATCCTGCCCAGAGACGCCTGTACTGGGATGTGACACTAGAGAACTACAGCCACCTGCTCTCAGTGG GGTACCAAGTTCCCAAGTCAGAGGCCGCCTTCAAGTTGGAGCAAGGAGAGGGGCCATGGACGCTGGCGGGGGAAGCCCCACATCAGAGCTGTTCAG gtgAGGCTGTTGAGAAAATGCAGCAACAGGGAATTCCTGGAGAAATTTTCTTCCACTGTGAGAGATTTGATCAACCCATAGGAGAAGATTCATTGTGTTCTATTTTAGAAGCACTGTGGCAAGATAATGACCAGTTAGAGCGATGTCAGGAAAACCAGAATAACCTTTTAAGTCATGTGAAAGTATTGATTAAGGAGAGAGGCTATGAAcgtaaaaacattgaaaaaataattcatgtgACTACCAAGTTTGTTCCTTCAATTAAAAGACTCCGTAACTGTGACACAATTTTGAAGCATACTTTAAACTTACATAATCATAGTAGAAACAGTGCAACAAAGAACCTTGGCAAGATTTTTGGAAATGGTGACAATTTCCCCCATAGCCCTTCCTCTACTAAGAATGAGAATGCTAAGACAGGAGCAAATTCCTGTGAACATGATCACTATGAAAAACATCTCAGCCACAAACAAGCTCTCACCCACCATCAGAAAATTCATCCTGAGGAGAAGCTTTATGTGTGTACTGAATGTGTAACAGGCTTCACTCAGAAGTCACATCTGTTTGAGCATCAGAGAATTCATGCTGGAGAAAAGTCCCGTGAATGTGACAAGAGCAACAAAGTCTTCCCCCAGAAACCCCAGGTTGATGCACATCTGAGTGTTTATACAGCAGAAAAACCCTATCTGTGTACTCAATGTGGAAAAGTCTTTACCTTCAAATCAAGCCTCGTTACACATCAAAAAATTCATACCGgccagaaaccctacaaatgcagtgaatgtggaaaagcctttatCCAGAGATCAGACCTCTTTAGACATCTGAGAATTCATACAGGAGAAAAACCTTATGAATGCCGTGAATGTGGAAAAGGCTTCTCCCAGAACTCAGACCTCAGTATACATCAGAAAACTCATACCGGAGAGAAACACTATGAATGCAATGAATGTGGGAAGGCTTTCACAAGAAAATCAGCACTCAGGATGCATCAGAGAatccacacaggagagaaaccttatGTATGCGCTGACTGCGGGAAGGCCTTCATCCAGAAATCACATTTCAACacacatcagagaattcacactggagaaaagccGTATGAATGCAGCGACTGCAGGAAATCCTTCACTAAGAAGTCACAACTCCATGTGCATCAAAGAATTCACACCGGAGAGAAACCCTATATATGTACAGAATGTGGAAAGGTCTTCACTCACAGGACAAACCTCACCACACATCAGAAAACTCATACTGGGGAGAAACCCTATATGTGTGCTGAATGTGGAAAGGCTTTTACTGACCAGTCAAATCTCATTAAACACCAGaaaactcacactggagagaaaccctataagTGCAATGGCTGTGGAAAAGCCTTCATATGGAAGTCACGCCTCAAAATACATCAGAAATCTCATATTGGAGAGAGACACTATGAATGCAAGGACTGCGGGAAAGCCTTTATCCAGAAATCAACACTAAGTGTGCATCAGAGAATccatacaggagagaaaccctacgtTTGTCCTGAATGCGGGAAGGCCTTTATCCAGAAATCACACTTCATTGCGCATCATAGAatccatactggagagaagccttatgAATGCAGCGACTGTGGGAAATGCTTCACTAAGAAGTCACAACTCCGTGTGCATCAGAAAATCCACACAGGTGAGAAGCCCAATATATGTGCtgaatgtgggaaggccttcacTGACCGATCAAATCTCATAACGCATCAGAAAATCCACACTAGggagaaaccctataaatgtgGTGACTGCGGGAAAACCTTCACCTGGAAGTCACGCCTCAATATACATCAGAAGTCTCATACTGGAGAAAGACACTATGAATGTAGtaaatgtgggaaagctttcatCCAGAAAGCCACACTAAGTATGCATCAGATAATTCACACAGGAAAGAAACCTTATGCTTGTACAGAATGTCAGAAGGCCTTTACCGACAGATCGAATCTCATTAAACACCAGAAAACGCATAGTGGAGAAAAACgctataaagccagtgactga